GGCGATGGGGGTGTCGGTGCCCATCGAGCCGATCGGCTCGGCGCCGGTCTTGGCCATCGGCGCGAGCAGGACGCGCTTCTGCTCCTCGGTGTAGCCGAAGACCTGCTGGCGGCGGGTGACCGAGGCGTGGGTGTGGATGACGTGCTCGCGGTCGGTGACGTCCTCGAGCTTGATGAGGCCGGCGTGCAGCCACTCGTCGTACGGGTGCTGCGAGGCGAGGTCGCCCTTGATCTCCTCGTCCTCGATGATGCGGTGCTCCTCGGTGTCGACGAGGAACATGCGGCCCGGCTGGAGCCGGCCCTTGCGCACCACGGTGGCGGGGTCGATGTCGAGGACGCCGACCTCGGAGGCGAGGACGACGAGACCGTCCTCGGTGACCCAGTAGCGGCTGGGGCGCAGGCCGTTGCGGTCGAGGACCGCGCCGACCTGGGTGCCGTCGGTGAAGGTCACGCAGGCGGGACCGTCCCAGGGCTCCATCACGGTGGAGTGGAACTCGTAGAACGCGCGGCGCTTCGCGTCCATGGTGGCGTGGTTCTCCCACGCCTCCGGGATCATCATGAGCACGGCGTGCGGGAGCGTGCGGCCGCCGAGGTGCAGCAGCTCGAGGACCTCGTCGAAGGACGCCGAGTCGCTGGCGCCGGTGGTGCAGATCGGGAAGATCCGCTCGAGGTCGCCGGGGATCAGGTCGCTGGCGAGCAGCGCCTCGCGGGCCCGCATCCAGTTGCGGTTGCCCATGACGGTGTTGATCTCGCCGTTGTGGGCGATGAACCGGAACGGGTGGGCCAGCGGCCAGCTCGGGAACGTGTTGGTGCTGAAGCGGGAGTGCACCACGCCGATCGCCGACTCGACGCGCTCGTCGACGAGGTCGGGGAAGAACCGGTCGAGCTGGTCGGTGGTGAGCATGCCCTTGTAGCCGAGGGTGCGCGAGGACAGCGTCGGGAAGTAGACCTCCGCCTCCTTCTCCGCCCGCTTGCGCAGCACGAAGGCGCGCCGCTCGAGCGCCATGCCGAGCTCGCCCTCGCGGGAAGCGACGAACAGCTGGCGGAAGGTCGGCATGGTGCCGTGCGCGATGGAGCCGAGCAGGTCGGGCGTGGTGGGCACGTCGCGCCAGCCGAGGACGGTCAGGCCCTCCTCCTCGGCGATGCGCTCGACGGTGGCCACGGCCTCGGCGGCCAGGTCGGCGGCCTCGCCGTCGTCGGTGGCCTGCGGGTCGGCGACGTCGGTGGCGGAGGCGTCCGGGGCCCCGACGCGGGGCAGGAAGGCGCAGCCCACGGCGTACGTGCCGGCGGCGGGGAGCTCGAAGTCGACGACCGCGCGCAGGAAGCGGTCGGGCACCTGCATGAGGATGCCCGCGCCGTCGCCGGAGTCCGGCTCGGCACCGACGGCGCCGCGGTGGTCGAGGTTGCGCAGCGCCTGGATCGCCTTGGCGACGATGTCGTGGCTGGCGACGCCGGTGAGGGTCGCGACGAAGGCGACACCGCACGCGTCGTGCTCGAACCGGGGGTCGTAGAGCCCTTCAGGGCCCTGCGGCGAGGAGAAGGCCCGCATGGCGCACCCTTTCGCGTCATCGACACCCGCCGCGCAGGGCCGGGTCCGCTGTGGAGCACGGGAGCCGGGCCATGAGGTGGACCCCGAGGGATCACCGTTGCAACGAGGGGTGCCATCTGTGCATGGCGGCGCGGGACGACGTTGGCCCAGTGCCGGAATCGTACCCCATCACATCACCTGGGCCCCGGTGTCGAGAAGGGGCGGACCGTTCGTGGACACGGGGCCGACGAGGGGTTTCTCACCCCGGGTGTCACCCGAGTCCGGCGCCCCCGACGAGGGACCCGAAGCCGTAGGTCAGCGCCGCTGCGGCGGCCCCCAGGATGGTCATGCGGGCACCGCCGTACCACCAGCTGCGCACGGTCACCTGGGTGACCAGGGCGCCGCAGGCGAACAGCGCCACCATCGTCAGCAGCAGGCCGGGCAGGATCGTGGTCGCGCCCAGGAAGTACGGGACCAGCGGCACGAGCGCGCCGAGCGCGAAGGCCACGAACGACGAGCCGCCGGCCAGCAGCGGGGAGGCCAGGTCGTCGGGGTCGATGCCGAACTCCTCCTTGGCGTGCACCGCGACGGCGTTGTCGAGGTCGTGGTGCACCTGGACCGCCATCTGCATCGCGAGGTCCTCGTCGATGCCCTTGGCGGCGTACATCGCGGCCAGCTCGGCGGTCTCGCCCGCGCCGTTGCGGGTGATCTCGCGGCGCTCCTTGGCGACCTCAAACTCGGCGGCCTCGGACTGGCTGGCGACGGAGTTGTACTCCCCCACCGCCATCGAGAAGGCGCCGGCGGCGAGACCCGCGAGACCGGCCAGCACGACGGCGGTCGAGGCGTCGCCGGAGCTGCTGGCCGCGGTGCCGCCCGCAACGCCCGCGATCAGCGCGACGTTGGAGACCAGGCCGTCCATCGCGCCGAACAGCGCGGGGCGCAGCCAGCCGCCGGTGACGTCGGCGTGCTCGTGCTGGATCTCCTCGACGACCTCCTCGTCGGAGAGTCCGGCCAGGTCGGGACGCACGTCGGCGAGGGCCGGCACGTCGGAGGGGTCGGCGGGCTGGCCGGCCTGGTCAGGGGATCGGGTGTCGCTCACGAGCCCACGGTAGCCAGGCGGGCCGGGCATTTCACCGAAGGTGAGGCTCACCTTCGTCGGGCTCGGAGGCCGTTCCGGACGTCCTGTCCGACGCCCGTACGGCGCCCTCGTCGGTGTCGGAGTCCTCGCCGTCGGCCGTCTCGGCGTCGGGGCCGTGCCCGGGCCGGTAGACCCGCTCCTCGCGACCGGGGTGCCGCCGGGAGGACCAGACGAAGAACGCGATCGCGGCGAGGCCGACGATGATCGAGGTCCACACGTTGAGCCGCAGCCCGAAGACGTCGTTGGCCTCGACCGGGTCGATGCGGAGGTACTCGATCCAGCCGCGGCCGGCGCAGTAGCCGGCGACGTACAGCGCGAAGACGCGACCGTGACCGAGCCGGAGGCGGCGGTCGAGCCAGATGATCAGCAGGGCGACGGCGACGTTCCAGACGGCCTCGTAGAGGAAGGTCGGGTGGAAGGTCTCGAACTGCTGGTAGCCCTCGGGGCGGCGGGCGACGTCGGGGATCTCGAGCGCCCACGGCACGTCAGTGGGCCGGCCGAAGAGCTCCTGGTTGAAGTAGTTGCCGAACCGCCCGATCGCCTGGGCGACCACCACGCCGGGCGCGAGCGCGTCGGCCATGGGGAGGAACTTGATGCCGGCCCGGCGGGCGCCGATGTAGGCGCCGAGCGCCCCGAGCGCGATGGCGCCCCAGATGCCGAGGCCGCCCTGCCAGACGTAGAGGATCCCCCAGGGACCCTTGTAGACGCCCTCGCAGCGGTCGGCGCCGCCGACGTAGCAGCCGCTGTCGGTGATGACGTGGTAGAGCCGGCCGCCGACGATGCCGAACGGCACCGCCCAGATGGCGATGTCGGCGATCTCGCCGGAGCGGCCGCCGCGGGCCACCCAGCGCCGGTCGCCGATCCAGACCGCCGCGATGACGCCGGCGATGATGCACAGCGCGTAGGCGCGCAGCGGGAACGGGCCGAGGTACCAGACGCCCTGCTCGGGGCTCGGGATGGACTGCAGGACCAGGTCGTTCACGTCAGCTCTCCTGCTCGGGGACGCCGTCGGTCAGGAGCACGGCGAGGTCGTCGGCCAGCTTCGAGGCCGAGGTGCCCTCGGTCCACAGGATCGGGACGCTACCGTCCGGGCGCACGGCCAGGATCGGGGTGCCGTGGTTGACCTCGTAGCCGCCGGTGGGCAGCTTGCGGCCCTGGTCGACGCCGACGTAGACGGTCTTGGCCAGCTGGGTGATCACGTCCAGGTCGCCGGTGAGGCCCTCGAAGCCGGGGTCGAAGCGGTCGAGGTACTCCCGCAGGGTGGCGGTGTCGTCCCGCGCCGGGTCGGTCGTGACGAACCACATCGCCACCTGGTCGGCCTGCTCGGCGTCGAGGCGGGCCAGCGCAGAGGTCACGTCGGCCATCACGGCCTGGCAGATGTCGGGACAGTTGGTGTAGCCGAAGAAGACCAGCGTCAGGGGCTTCTCCAGCGCCTGCCGCGTGTCGACGGCATCACCCGAGGTGGCGGTCAGCTCCGCGCTCCCCCAGGTGTAGGGGTCGTCGAGGACGGCGCCGTTCATGCCGTCGTCGTCGGAGGTGGTCAGGCCCTCGACCACGGCCCCGTCGGCGCCCTCGTCGGTGGCGCCGGAGCCGCAGGCGGTGAGCGCCAGGCCCGCGGCCGCGAGCAGCGCGGCGAGGGCGCGACGGCGGTGCCGCTCAGCCTGCTCAGCCACGCCGGACCCCGTCGGCGAGGTCGAGGGTCAGGGTCTCCAGGTCCTTCAGCGCGGTGGCCCGGTCGGGGGCGTCGAGCAGCGCTCGCACGAAGGCCGAGCCCACGATGACGCCGTCGGCGTAGCCGGCGATCTCGGCCGCCTGGTCGCCGTTGGAGACACCGAGGCCGACCCCGACGGGCAGGTCGGTGGCCTTCTTGGTGCGCGCCACGAGCGGCGGGGCGAGGTCGCTGGTCGAGCTCCGGGCGCCGGTGACGCCCATGACGGCGGCGGCGTAGACGAAGCCGCGGCAGTGCTCGACGGTGTAGGCGATCCGGGCCTCGGTCGAGGAGTGCGCGACGAGGAAGATCCGGTCGAGGTCGTGGGCGTCGGAGGCCTCGAGCCACGGGCCGGCCTCGTCGGGCGTCAGGTCGGGGGTGATGAGACCGGAGCCGCCCGCGGAGGCCAGGTCGGCGGCGAACCGCGCGACGCCGTACGCCTCGACGGGGTTCCAGTAGGTCATGACGACGGTGGCGACGCCGGTGTCGGCGACCGCCTCGACGACGCGCAGGACGTCGGTGGTGCGGGTGCCCTGGTCGAGCGCCTGCTGGGCGGCGGCCTGGATAGTGGGGCCGTCCATGACGGGGTCGGAGTAGGGCAGCCCGATCTCGATGACGTCGCAGCCGTTCGCCGCCATCGCCTTGATGGCCTCGATGGAGCCGTCGACGTCGGGGAAGCCGGCGGGCAGGTAGCCGACGAGGGCGGCGCGGCCCTCGTCGCGGGCGAGGGCGTAGGCCTGGGTGACACGGCTGTTCTCACTCATGGCTGTCACCCTCGCGCACGGGCTCGCCGCCGCCGGAGCCGGTCAGGCCGAACCAGTCCTTCGCCGTCTGCATGTCCTTGTCGCCGCGGCCCGACAGGTTGACGAGGTAGGTCTTGTCGGGGTTCTCCTTCGCCAGCCGCAGCGTGCCGGCGACGGCGTGGGCGGTCTCGATGGCGCAGATGATGCCCTCGGTGCGGGCCAGCAGCGACATCGCCTCCATGGCCTCGACGTCGGTGACCGACTCGTAGCGGGCGCGACCGGCGTGCGAGAGGTGGGCGTGCTCGGGGCCGACGCCGGGGTAGTCCAGCCCGGCGGAGATCGAGTGCGACTCCGCCGTCTGGCCGTCCTCGTCCTGCAGCACGTAGGTGCGCGCGCCGTGGAGCACGCCGATGCTGCCGCCGCTGATGGTGGCGGCGTGGCGCGGGGTGTCGACGCCCTCGCCGCCGGCCTCGAAGCCGACGATCTCGACGCTCGGGTCGTCGACGAAGCCGGCGAAGAGGCCGATGGCGTTGGAGCCGCCGCCGACGCAGGCGGTGACGACGTCGGGCAGCCCGCCGGTCATCGCGATGCACTGGGCGCGGGCCTCGTCGCCGATGCCGCGCACGAAGGAGCGGACCAGGCTGGGGAACGGGTGGGGGCCGGCGGCGGTGCCGAAGAGGTACGCCGTGTAGTCGACGCTGGCCACCCAGTCGCGCAGGGCCTCGTTGATGGCGTCCTTGAGGGTGGCCGAGCCGGTCGTGACCGGGATGACCTCGGCGCCGAGCAGGCGCATGCGGGCGACGTTGAGGGCCTGGCGCTCGGTGTCGACCTGGCCCATGTAGACGGTGCAGTCGAGCCCGAGGTACGCCGCCGCGGTGGCCGAGGCGACGCCGTGCTGGCCGGCGCCGGTCTCGGCGATGACGCGCTTCTTGCCCATCCGCTTGGTGAGCAGGGCCTGGCCCAGCACGTTGCGGATCTTGTGGGCGCCGGTGTGGAGCAGGTCCTCGCGCTTGAGCAGGATGCGGGCGCCGGCGTGCTCGGAGAGCCGGTGGGCCTCGTAGAGACGGCTGGGCGTGCCGGCGTACTCCCGCATGAGGCCGTCGAGCTCGGCGAGGAACTCGGGGTCGGCCATGGCCTCGCGCCAGGCGACCTCGAGCTCGTCGAGGGCGGCGATGAGCGCCTCGGGCATGAAGCGTCCGCCGAAGTCGCCGAAGTGGCCGGTGGCGTCGGGCAGCCAGGCGCTGACGAGGTCGGTCGTCTCGGGCGGGGGCGTCGTCTCGGTGCTCACGGTGTCTCCTGTCGGGGACGTCAGGATCGGGAGGGGCGGATGTCGGAGTGGCCGGCCTCGACCATGGCCGCGACCGCGGCGCGCGGGTCTCCCCCGCGCACGAGCGCCTCGCCCACGAGGACGGCGTCGGCGCCGGCCGCGACCACGCGGCGTACGTCGTCGGGGCCGGTGATGCCGGACTCGGCGACGGCGACCGCGTCGGCGGGCAGCGACGGCGCGATGCGCTCGAAGGCGGTGTCGTCGACCTCGAGGGTCTTGAGGTTGCGGGCGTTGACGCCGATGAGCGTGGCGCCGACGTCGAGGGCGCGCTGCACCTCGGCGGGGTCGTGGACCTCGACGAGCACGGTGAGGCCGAGCCCGCGGGCCTCGGCGTGCAGGTGCTCGAGGGTCGGCTGGTCGAGCCCGGCGACGATGAGCAGCACGAGGTCGGCGCCGGCGGCGCGGGCCTCCCACAGCTGGTAGCTGGTGACGATGAAGTCCTTGCGCAGCACCGGGATCGTGACCTGCTTGCGGACCGCGCGGAGGTCGTCGAGCGAGCCGCCGAAACGACGTTGCTCGGTCAGCACGCTGATGACGGACGCGCCGCCGGACTCGTACTCCGCGGCCAGCGCGGCAGGGTCCGGGATGTCGGCCAGGTCGCCCTTGCTCGGCGACTTGCGCTTGACCTCGCTGATGACGCTGACGCCGGGCGCCGCGAGCGCGGGCATCGGGTCGAGCGCCGGTGCGGCGTCGGCGACGAGGCGCTCCAGCTCGGCCAGCGGCGTGGTCGCCTCACGGGCGGCGAGGTCGACACGCACCCCCTCGATGATCTGGTCGAGGACGGACATGACTGACCTTTCGCGCGGACGAGTGCGGGGCTCGGACGACTCCGCCCGCAGGCGGGAAACCCCAGCTCCCAGCCTCTCACGACCCCCAACCCCCCTCCCAACCTGATGCCGCCAGTTCCAGTTACCGGAGGGGTGCCGGTTTCACTAGGTACCTAGTGAAACCGGCGCTTCCCCAACGATGCTTCGCTCGGGAAGCGCCGGTTTCGTTCGGGAAGCACGGGCCGGTACGCCGACTCAGGGCGCGAGCCAGCTCCCGGCCGATGTGTTGCGGGCGACCCAGAAGACGACCATCGCCACGAGGCCGATCCCCGAGGCGACGGCGACGAGGGGCGCAGGCAGGGGCCGACGCCGGTCCCGCCAGGTCTGGACGAGGCTGCGGGCCCAGAGGGCGGCCACGATCGGCAGCGCGGAGACCACCAGCAGGTTGCTGCTGGCGGCCGCGGCCACGTCACCGTGGGTCAGGTCGTTGATCGCACGGAGGCCGCCACAGCCCGGGCAGGCGGTGCCGGTCGACAACAGCCAGGGGCAGAAACCCCAGGAGCCCTGGTCGTGCGGGTCGCGCAGGTGCAGCGCGAGGCTCAGGAGCAGGACGACGCCGGCGAGGACCAGGTGCGGCCGGACGCGTCGCAGGCGGACCCGCCGTGACCCGGACCGTTCGGTCCCGGCGTCCGGCGCGTCCAGCAGGGTCACGAGCCGGCGGTGGTCTTGTTGTAGTCGTGCTCGAGCGGGGTGCCGCCCATGCCGGCCTTGCCCATGACGTAGCCGACGAGGCCACCGATCGGGCCGAGCGCGCAGCCGATCCAGAACATCAGCATGTTCTCCAGCACGAGGCCGAGGCCCGCGACGACGAAGCCGAGGAACACGACGGACACTCCGGTCCAGGCAGCAGGGGTGTTGCCGTGGTTGGCGCTCATCGCGTGGTCTCCTTCGGGGGCCGGGTCGGGACAGCCTCCATCGTAGGGGAGCCGGGCCTCCGTGGTCCGCACGGTCCTCGCGGCGGTGTCGCCAGGCTCACACCGGGACGGGTCGGTGTCGGCGGATCGAACCATCGCATCGGCGCCACAGGTTCCGGGCTCGGGATCTCGGCACGTTCTGGCGGCACCGGAGAGAGGAAGGGGTGACCGGTCGGGCCCCGTTAGCGTTCCGGGGTGATCACAACGTTCCTGGTCGAGCACCCGTAGCTGTCGCCGGCCGCGCTGGTCGCACTCGTCCTCCTCGGTCCGCTCGTCGGGCGACTGGTGGCCCACCGGCCGGGTGCGGCCTGGCTGCTCACTGGTCTCGGGACGCTCCCGGTGCTGGTGCTGACGATGCTCCCGACGGACCGGAGGGCGTTCGAACGCTGCGACGTCGCGTGGGCGCTGCCCACCGCCGGACGCGTCGAGCTCGCCGCCAACGTCGTGCTCTTCGTGGCACCGGCGCTGTTCGCCTCGGTGGCGACCCGGCGTCCCGCGCTGGTGCTTGTGGGCGCCAGCGCGACAGCCGCAATGATCGAGACGGTGCAGGCGCTGGTCCCGGCGATCGGACGGTCCTGCTCGACCAACGACTGGCTCTCCAACACGATCGGTGTCGCCATCGGTGTCCTGCTGGCGGTGATCGCGCTCCGGCTCGCTGGCCCTCCCAGGCACGCTGAGTGCCCCCAGGAGGTCGTGCCAGACGTCCGATTACGCCAGCCGGTGGTCGGCGCTCTTCGAGTTAACCGCTGGGGCGTGCAGCTCCAGCGTGGGGTCGCGATCCGTCGAGCCTGCCTGCGTCAGACCCGCTGCCGGGCGCGCACCGCTCCGCCGTCCGCTGTCACCGTCGGGACTGCGCGCGGCCAGGTCCAGGCCCACCGCACGATGAGGGCGAGCACGAACAGTTCCAGCGTGACGCCGAGGCCGTAGTAGTAGAGATAGGTCCCGCCCGCGAGGTTGAACACCGTGACCGGCACGTAGAGCGCGGCCACGCCGAGGGTGGTGGCTCGGGCCGCCTTCGCGGGGAGCGCCACGCTCAGCACCACCATGAGGATCGGGACCGACACCAGCGCCAGGGCCGAGACCGAGAAGGTCTGCGAGAGGGCGAACTCGAAGACGCGGCCGTCGAGGATCTCCTCGACCGTGCCGGGCGTGTAGAAGTTGAGGATGTCGACGTACGCGTAGAGCAGCGTGAAGCTCGTCCACGCCGCGGCGAGCTTGACCCGCGTCGGCAGCGGCGGGTCGTCCAGCGTGGCGGTGGTGGGTCGTGGGTTCATCTCGGGCTCCTGGTTCGTGGAGGGATCGGTTCGGTGACTCCACGATCGCCAGTCCCAGCGCTGGGCACATCCGCCCGGAGACTCCGACTCCCCCGGCCGATGGAACGGTCTGCCTCTCGTTCTTTCGGCCGGTACGCCGAAGCGCGCCGGTCCCTAGGCTGGAGTCGTGATCGACGTCGGGCGCTCCCTGTGGCACGAGCCGCGACCTGACGACGTCCCGCCCGTCGGTCGCCCCGACTGGCTGCTGGCCGGTGGGTTCGCCCTCGCCGCGGTGGTCGAGGGCGTCGTACGCCCGGACCTGACCTGGCGCCCGCTCATGATCGTGCTCGCCCTGGCGCTGGTGCCCGCGCTGCTCTGGCGGCGCGCCTCCCCCCTTGTGGCCACCCTCGTCGGGTGGGGCGTCGCCGGCGTGCTCTCGGTCGTCCAGCTTGCTGCGAGCACCGATGACCTCGGCCTCTTCTCCATGATGAGCGTGCTGGTCCTGCTCTACGCCCTGGTGCGGTGGGGCTCGGGACGCGAGATGGCGGCCGGTACGGCGTACGTGGCGCTCGTCGTGGCGCTCGGGATGTACGCCTCCGCCACCGGCTCCGCAGACGTGTTCGGGGGGATCGTGCTCCTGCTGCTGGTGGCCGCGCTGGCCGTCGTGTTCCGCTACCGCGCGGACCTCTGGCAGCGGCAACGACGCGAGATCCGCAACGAGGAACGGGTGGCGCTGGCGCGCGAGCTGCACGACACCGTGGCCCACCACGTCTCCGCCATCGCGGTGCAGGCGCAGGCCGGTGGCGCGGTCGCTAGCGTCCAGCCCGAGCGGGCGGTCGAGGTGCTGGCCGCGATCGAGTCCGAGGCGTCGCGCACGCTGGCGGAGATGAGGTCGATGGTGCGGGTGCTGCGCGAGGACGAGGCCGCCGTCTACGCGCCCGGGCCCGGTGTCGCGGACCTGTCCGCGCTGGCGCGCACCGACGCGACACCCACCGTCGAGGTCTCGCTGCACGGTTCGTTGACCCGGCTGGCGCGCCCCGTGGACACCGCCGTCTACCGGCTCGCCCAGGAGTCGTTGACCAACGCCGTCCGTCACGCCCGGAGCGCGACCCGCGTCGGGATCGACGTACGCCGTGAGGGGGGCTCGGTCCGGCTGCGCGTCACCGACGACGGGCACACCGCGTCGGGACCGACCACGGAGCCCGGCTTCGGCCTGCTGGGGATGGCCGAACGCGCCCACCTCCTCGGCGGATCGCTCTCCGCAGGGCCGGGGCCTGACGGCGGCTGGGTCGTCGAGGCCGTGCTGCCGGCGGAGACGGCATGAGCATCCGCGTCGTCGTGGCCGACGACCAGGATCTGGTCCGGACCGGGCTGGTGATGATCCTCGGCGTGCAGCCCGACATCGAGGTCGTCGGCGAGGCGGCCGACGGCCTCGCCGCGCTCGACGTGGCCAGGCGGCTGCGTCCCGACGTCCTGCTCGTCGACATCCGGATGCCGGGGCTCGACGGCGTCGAGGTGACGCGGCGCCTGGCCGGACCGGACGTGGCGGACCCGATGGCGGTCGTCGTGATCACGACCTTCGACCTCGACGAGTACGTCCTCGGCGCCCTGCGCGCCGGCGCCCGCGGCTTCCTGCTCAAGGACGCCGGACCGGAGCTCCTCGCGCAGGCCATCCGCGCGGCGGCTGCCGGGGACGCGCTGATCGCGCCCAACGTCACGCGCCGGCTGCTGGCGACCTTCGCCGACCAGGCACCGGCAGCGCCGTACCAGCCCGTCGACCCGCTCACCGAGCGCGAGGAAGAGGTGCTCCTCCTGGTGGCGCGGGGCCGGACCAACGCCGAGATCGCTGCCGAGCTCTACGTCGGCCTGAGCACCGTCAAGAGCCACGTCGCGTCACTGATGGCCAAGCTCGACGTGCGCAACCGCGTCGAGATCGCGATCTGGGCCCACGACACCAAGCGCGTGCGCGCCGAGAGACCGTAGTCCCAGATTCGTGCGCCTCGTCGACGAGCAGCGGCTCGAGTGGCGGGGCCGACGGGGTCGACCGCGATTGTGTGGTGTTTGTGCAGGCCTATGACCTGCAGAAACACCACACAATCGCGAGCCGGGCCTCTGGCCTGGTGTGCGCGCCGTGAGATCAGACGGTCGGGTCGCGGCCGTCGTCCATGGCGCGCCACTGGTCGGCCGGTGTCGCCGCGGTGGTGGTCGCGCCGTCGCGGTCGTAGCGACGGCTCATCTGCGGGTACGTCGCGCACCTCGCGAACGCGACCGCGAACGCGACGACGCAGCCGGCCAGGGCGACGGCTCCCACCCAGGGCCAGGCTGAGGTCGACGTACCACCGTCGGCGGTGCCGCTGAGCAGGTCCGTCGCGGCGTCGGTCGCGCCGCCCGCCGACAGCAGCGCGGCGGCGGCTCCTCCAGCGGCGGCCAGTGCGCCAAGGACGGCGACGACCCTGCGGCCGGGGGTGCGCAGCACGAGGAAGGCGCCCCAGCAGGCCAGCGCCACCAGACCGAGGGGCAGCATCACGGGCGCGACGTCGGTGCCCGCGACGGACACCTCACGGGGGCCGGGGGTGCCGGTGATCGCGGTGGCCCAGGTCCGGCCGGCGGCGAGGGTGCCGAGCCCGGCGGTGGCCAGCCCGGCGAGGAGGACCGTGCCGAACCCCGAGGTACGTCGCTCCCGCTGCGGTGCGGCGGTGGGTTGCGGGGCGTCAGGCATCGCTCAGCAGGCCGTCGTCGAAGCAGGTCCGGGCGCCGGTGTGGCAGGCGGGACCCTCCTGGTCGACCTTGACGAGCAGGGTGTCGCCATCGCAGTCGAGGCGGACCTCCTTGACGTGCTGGCGGTGCCCGGAGGTCTCGCCCTTCACCCAGTACTCCTGGCGCGAGCGGCTCCAGAACGTCCCGCGCCCGGTGGTCAGCGTGCGGTGCAGGGCCTCGTCGTCCATCCAGCCGACCATCAGCACCTCGCCGGTGTCGTGCTGCTGGATCACCGCGGTCACGAAGCCCTGGGGGTCGCGCTTGAGACGGTCGGCGATGGCGGGGTCGAGGGAGCTCACGGCCCCTAGTATCCGCGCCACCAATCGGCGTCCGAAATCGGCGCGTCAGGCAAACCCTCCGCGTGGCACCCAGCCCTCGCCCACGGCCTTCGCCAGGTCCTTGACGGCCGAGAAATCGTAATCAGCCTCGGGCATGAAGTCGTGGAACATGAGGACCAGCTCGTCGAGGATCGCCTCCTCGTCGCGGCCCCGGCGCGCGAGGTCCCGCACCGCCGTTCTGAACTGGCTTTGGACCGACTCCATGGCCGGCAGGAGGGCTCGTGCAAGCGGGTCGAGCTGAAGCAGTGCAGCAAAGTCGGTCATGGGACGCTCCTTGATCGATGGTCTGAGAACCACATCAGGGAGCTCCGACACGACCTCGGTCCGAGGCCACGGTCTGTGGATACGTCAGCCCGTGGACATCTGCGCGGTCCACGACGCGTGGAGGCGGCCGTAGACGCCGCCCTCGGCGACGAGCTCGGCGTGACGGCCTTGCTGAACGACCCGTCCGGCGTCCATGACGACGACGAGGTCGGCCCGCTCGGCGGTGCTCATCCGGTGGGCGATGGTGACGGCCGTGCGGCCCGAGGTGAGCCGGTCGAGCGCCGCGGAGATCCGCATCTCCAGCGCGGGGTCGACGGCGCTGGTGGCCTCGTCGAGCACGAGGATGTCGGGGTCGGCCAGCTGCGCGCGCACCAGCGCGACGAGCTGCCGCTCCCCTGCTGACAGCGACTCGCCGCGCTGCCCGACCTGGCTGTCGAGACCGTGCGGCAGCGTCGCCAGCCAGTCGCCGAGCCCCAGGTCCGTGACGGCCGCGAGCAACGACGCGTCGGAGGCACCGGGAGCGCCGTACTGGAGGTTCTCGCGCAGCGTGGCGTCGAAGAGGAAGCCCTCCTGCGGCACCAGCACGATGTGGGTGCGCAGGCTGGAGAACGCGACCGTGCGCAGGTCGGTGCCGCCGATGAGGACGCGGCCCT
This DNA window, taken from Nocardioides sp. HDW12B, encodes the following:
- a CDS encoding DUF6326 family protein, whose product is MNPRPTTATLDDPPLPTRVKLAAAWTSFTLLYAYVDILNFYTPGTVEEILDGRVFEFALSQTFSVSALALVSVPILMVVLSVALPAKAARATTLGVAALYVPVTVFNLAGGTYLYYYGLGVTLELFVLALIVRWAWTWPRAVPTVTADGGAVRARQRV
- a CDS encoding sensor histidine kinase, which codes for MIDVGRSLWHEPRPDDVPPVGRPDWLLAGGFALAAVVEGVVRPDLTWRPLMIVLALALVPALLWRRASPLVATLVGWGVAGVLSVVQLAASTDDLGLFSMMSVLVLLYALVRWGSGREMAAGTAYVALVVALGMYASATGSADVFGGIVLLLLVAALAVVFRYRADLWQRQRREIRNEERVALARELHDTVAHHVSAIAVQAQAGGAVASVQPERAVEVLAAIESEASRTLAEMRSMVRVLREDEAAVYAPGPGVADLSALARTDATPTVEVSLHGSLTRLARPVDTAVYRLAQESLTNAVRHARSATRVGIDVRREGGSVRLRVTDDGHTASGPTTEPGFGLLGMAERAHLLGGSLSAGPGPDGGWVVEAVLPAETA
- a CDS encoding response regulator transcription factor, whose product is MSIRVVVADDQDLVRTGLVMILGVQPDIEVVGEAADGLAALDVARRLRPDVLLVDIRMPGLDGVEVTRRLAGPDVADPMAVVVITTFDLDEYVLGALRAGARGFLLKDAGPELLAQAIRAAAAGDALIAPNVTRRLLATFADQAPAAPYQPVDPLTEREEEVLLLVARGRTNAEIAAELYVGLSTVKSHVASLMAKLDVRNRVEIAIWAHDTKRVRAERP
- a CDS encoding Trp biosynthesis-associated membrane protein: MPDAPQPTAAPQRERRTSGFGTVLLAGLATAGLGTLAAGRTWATAITGTPGPREVSVAGTDVAPVMLPLGLVALACWGAFLVLRTPGRRVVAVLGALAAAGGAAAALLSAGGATDAATDLLSGTADGGTSTSAWPWVGAVALAGCVVAFAVAFARCATYPQMSRRYDRDGATTTAATPADQWRAMDDGRDPTV
- the hisI gene encoding phosphoribosyl-AMP cyclohydrolase; protein product: MSSLDPAIADRLKRDPQGFVTAVIQQHDTGEVLMVGWMDDEALHRTLTTGRGTFWSRSRQEYWVKGETSGHRQHVKEVRLDCDGDTLLVKVDQEGPACHTGARTCFDDGLLSDA